In Nocardioides cavernae, a single genomic region encodes these proteins:
- the eda gene encoding bifunctional 4-hydroxy-2-oxoglutarate aldolase/2-dehydro-3-deoxy-phosphogluconate aldolase — protein MSSPSDVQPAPDLFPDGGGSLLSLVPVVPVVVLDDLDHAVPVARALVAGGLPVIELTLRTPVALDAIAAIAAEVPEILVGAGTITSPELVSRAVKAGAQFLVSPGTTPGLLREMAWAGVPFLPGTATVSEAMAVLEAGYSEMKFFPAEASGGAAYLKSLASPLPAARFCPTGGITAASAPSYLSLPNVGCVGGSWLTPADALATGDWDRVAALAREAAALGS, from the coding sequence TTGTCCAGCCCGTCTGACGTCCAGCCCGCTCCCGACCTGTTCCCAGACGGCGGTGGCTCGCTCCTGTCGCTGGTGCCGGTCGTGCCGGTCGTCGTGCTCGACGACCTCGACCACGCCGTCCCGGTCGCCCGGGCGCTCGTCGCCGGCGGCCTGCCCGTCATCGAGCTGACCCTCCGCACGCCGGTCGCGCTCGACGCCATCGCCGCGATCGCCGCGGAGGTGCCCGAGATCCTCGTCGGCGCGGGCACGATCACCTCGCCCGAGCTCGTCTCGCGCGCCGTCAAGGCGGGGGCGCAGTTCCTCGTCTCTCCCGGCACGACGCCGGGGCTGCTGCGGGAGATGGCCTGGGCCGGGGTCCCGTTCCTGCCCGGCACCGCCACCGTCTCCGAGGCGATGGCCGTGCTCGAGGCGGGCTACTCGGAGATGAAGTTCTTCCCCGCCGAGGCTTCCGGCGGGGCGGCGTACCTGAAGTCGCTGGCCTCGCCGCTCCCGGCAGCCCGGTTCTGCCCGACCGGTGGCATCACCGCCGCGAGCGCACCGTCGTACCTCTCCCTGCCCAACGTCGGCTGCGTCGGAGGCTCGTGGCTGACCCCGGCCGACGCGCTCGCCACCGGTGACTGGGACCGCGTCGCCGCCCTGGCCCGGGAGGCTGCTGCGCTGGGGTCCTGA
- the edd gene encoding phosphogluconate dehydratase, whose translation MSTSASQTPVHPVVADVTDRIARRSAATRAAYLARTDAAIVKGPARGKLACANLAHGFAAADEPVKSGLKSGRKPNVAIVSSYNDMLSAHQPFRDVPEVLKKSIVRAGGLAQFAGGVPAMCDGITQGRAGMELSLFSRDLIAMSTAVALSHDMFDAAMMLGVCDKIVPGLLIGALSFGHLPTVFVPAGPMTSGLPNGEKARVRQLYAEGKVGREELLEAESASYHSKGTCTFYGTANSNQMLMEVMGLHLPDATFANPDTPLRAALDRAAGARAVAITHAGGEPTPVGHLVDEKAIVNACVALLATGGSTNHTMHLVAIAAAAGITLTWDDLSDLSAAVPLLTRIYPNGSADINHFVAAGGTPFLVHTLLKHGYLHDDVLTVSGRGLWRHTREARLDGEQVTWEEGPKSSLDTDVLRAADQPFAPDGGLRMLSGRLGRAVIKTSAVKPEHRVVTAPAMVFDDQADFLAAFAEGRLDGRDLVAVVRYQGPAANGMPELHKLMPALGVLQDRGQRVAVVTDGRMSGASGKVPAAIHVTPESALGGPLARVRDGDLVTVDADAGVLEVELPDAEFQRREATGRAPHDVEWAGTGRELFAGFRAIVGTAETGASVIRPLPAPTEEAPVVQPV comes from the coding sequence ATGAGCACCAGCGCATCCCAGACGCCCGTCCACCCGGTGGTCGCCGACGTGACCGACCGCATCGCGCGGCGCAGTGCCGCGACGCGCGCCGCCTACCTCGCCCGCACCGACGCCGCGATCGTCAAGGGCCCGGCCCGCGGCAAGCTCGCCTGCGCCAACCTCGCGCACGGCTTCGCTGCCGCCGACGAGCCCGTGAAGTCGGGCCTGAAGTCGGGCCGCAAGCCCAACGTCGCGATCGTCTCGTCGTACAACGACATGCTCTCGGCGCACCAGCCCTTCCGTGACGTGCCCGAGGTGCTCAAGAAGTCGATCGTGCGGGCCGGCGGCCTGGCGCAGTTCGCCGGGGGAGTGCCCGCCATGTGCGACGGCATCACCCAGGGTCGCGCCGGCATGGAGCTCTCGCTCTTCAGCCGCGACCTCATCGCGATGTCGACGGCGGTCGCGCTCTCCCACGACATGTTCGACGCCGCGATGATGCTCGGCGTCTGCGACAAGATCGTGCCGGGGCTGCTCATCGGCGCGCTGTCCTTCGGCCACCTGCCCACCGTCTTCGTGCCGGCCGGTCCGATGACGTCCGGTCTGCCGAACGGCGAGAAGGCGCGGGTGCGCCAGCTCTACGCCGAGGGCAAGGTCGGGCGCGAGGAGCTGCTCGAGGCCGAGTCGGCGTCGTACCACTCCAAGGGCACGTGCACGTTCTACGGCACCGCCAACAGCAACCAGATGCTGATGGAGGTCATGGGCCTGCACCTGCCCGACGCGACGTTCGCCAACCCCGACACCCCGCTGCGCGCGGCGCTCGACCGGGCGGCCGGCGCGCGCGCCGTCGCGATCACCCACGCCGGCGGCGAGCCCACCCCTGTCGGTCACCTCGTCGACGAGAAGGCGATCGTCAACGCGTGCGTCGCGCTGCTCGCGACCGGCGGGTCGACCAACCACACCATGCACCTCGTCGCGATCGCCGCGGCCGCGGGCATCACGCTCACGTGGGACGACCTGTCGGACCTGTCGGCCGCCGTGCCGCTGCTGACGCGGATCTACCCCAACGGCTCGGCGGACATCAACCACTTCGTCGCCGCCGGCGGTACGCCGTTCCTGGTGCACACGCTGCTCAAGCACGGCTACCTCCACGACGACGTCCTGACGGTCTCGGGCCGCGGCCTGTGGCGCCACACCCGCGAGGCGCGGCTCGACGGGGAGCAGGTCACCTGGGAGGAGGGCCCGAAGTCGTCGCTCGACACCGACGTCCTGCGCGCGGCCGACCAGCCGTTCGCGCCGGACGGCGGCCTGCGGATGCTCTCGGGACGCCTCGGCCGTGCGGTCATCAAGACCTCCGCCGTCAAGCCCGAGCACCGTGTCGTGACCGCGCCGGCGATGGTCTTCGACGACCAGGCCGACTTCCTCGCCGCCTTCGCCGAGGGCCGCCTCGACGGCCGCGACCTCGTGGCCGTCGTCCGCTACCAGGGCCCGGCAGCCAACGGCATGCCCGAGCTGCACAAGCTGATGCCCGCCCTCGGCGTGCTGCAGGACCGCGGCCAGCGGGTCGCGGTCGTCACCGACGGCCGGATGTCCGGCGCGTCGGGCAAGGTCCCGGCCGCCATCCACGTCACCCCCGAGTCCGCCCTCGGCGGTCCGTTGGCACGGGTCCGCGACGGCGACCTGGTCACCGTCGACGCCGACGCCGGGGTGCTCGAGGTCGAGCTGCCCGACGCCGAGTTCCAGCGCCGCGAGGCCACCGGCCGCGCGCCCCACGACGTCGAGTGGGCCGGCACCGGGCGGGAGCTCTTTGCCGGCTTCCGCGCCATCGTCGGCACGGCCGAGACCGGTGCCAGCGTCATCCGTCCCCTGCCCGCCCCCACCGAGGAGGCCCCCGTTGTCCAGCCCGTCTGA
- the zwf gene encoding glucose-6-phosphate dehydrogenase, producing the protein MDSITPVDACDFTVFGGTGDLALRKLLPALYLRDRDGQLPDGFRVIGVSRAQVDDDGYRALVADALREHVVAEDLDAPVVERLLARLHHVTLDVADVAAWHQLHDRLKDGAASDDVIRVFYLAVAPGLFGTICEHLDEAGLVTERSRVVLEKPMGTDLATAQQVNAAVGRVFEESSIFRIDHYLGKESVQNLLVTRFANTFLEPLWNSRWVDHVQITVSESIGVGDRGSYYDRSGALRDMVQNHLLQLLCLVAMEPPTYVDRETVRDEKLKVLQALRPLTPELVDRDTVAGQYAAGLCEGTPASSYADEVGHATSTETFVALRTEVQNWRWAGVPFYLRTGKRMPERVSEIVVVFKEPPHAMFPHSEGPTEANRLHIRVQPDEGMRLHMTAKEPGPGGIRLRPVSLDLSYAAAFGGRSPDAYERLLMDVVRGNTTLFMRRDEVEAAWTWVAPILERWSQPSHRPRSYPAGTHGPVAAVTLLERDGRSWQETE; encoded by the coding sequence ATGGACTCGATCACCCCCGTCGACGCCTGCGACTTCACCGTCTTCGGTGGCACCGGCGACCTCGCCCTGCGCAAGCTCCTCCCTGCGCTCTACCTGCGCGACCGCGACGGCCAGCTGCCCGACGGGTTCCGCGTCATCGGTGTCTCCCGCGCCCAGGTCGACGACGACGGCTACCGGGCCCTGGTGGCCGACGCGCTGCGCGAGCACGTGGTGGCCGAGGACCTCGACGCCCCGGTCGTCGAGCGGCTGCTCGCCCGGCTGCACCACGTGACGCTCGACGTCGCCGACGTCGCGGCCTGGCACCAGCTGCACGACCGCCTCAAGGACGGCGCCGCCTCCGACGACGTGATCCGCGTCTTCTACCTCGCTGTCGCCCCCGGCCTCTTCGGGACGATCTGCGAGCACCTCGACGAGGCCGGCCTGGTGACCGAGCGCTCGCGCGTCGTGCTCGAGAAGCCGATGGGTACCGACCTCGCCACCGCCCAGCAGGTCAACGCCGCGGTCGGTCGCGTGTTCGAGGAGTCGAGCATCTTCCGGATCGACCACTACCTCGGCAAGGAGAGCGTGCAGAACCTCTTGGTCACCCGCTTCGCCAACACGTTCCTCGAGCCGCTGTGGAACAGCCGGTGGGTCGACCACGTGCAGATCACCGTGTCCGAGTCGATCGGCGTCGGCGACCGCGGCTCGTACTACGACCGTTCCGGTGCCCTGCGCGACATGGTGCAGAACCACCTGCTGCAGCTGCTGTGCCTGGTGGCGATGGAGCCGCCCACCTACGTCGACCGCGAGACCGTGCGCGACGAGAAGCTCAAGGTGCTCCAGGCCCTGCGGCCGCTGACGCCCGAGCTGGTCGACCGCGACACCGTCGCCGGGCAGTACGCCGCCGGGCTGTGCGAGGGCACCCCCGCGTCGTCGTACGCCGACGAGGTGGGCCACGCCACCAGCACCGAGACCTTCGTCGCGCTGCGCACCGAGGTGCAGAACTGGCGCTGGGCGGGCGTCCCGTTCTACCTGCGCACCGGCAAGCGGATGCCCGAGCGGGTCTCGGAGATCGTGGTGGTCTTCAAGGAGCCGCCGCACGCGATGTTCCCGCACAGCGAGGGACCGACCGAGGCCAACCGGCTGCACATCCGCGTGCAGCCCGACGAGGGCATGCGTCTCCACATGACCGCCAAGGAGCCCGGTCCCGGCGGCATCCGGCTGCGCCCGGTCTCGCTCGACCTCAGCTACGCCGCCGCCTTCGGTGGCCGCTCGCCCGACGCCTACGAGCGGCTGCTCATGGACGTCGTGCGCGGCAACACCACCCTCTTCATGCGCCGCGACGAGGTCGAGGCGGCGTGGACCTGGGTGGCTCCCATCCTCGAGCGCTGGTCCCAGCCCTCGCACCGGCCGCGCTCGTACCCGGCCGGCACGCACGGTCCCGTTGCCGCCGTCACGCTCCTCGAGCGCGACGGCCGATCCTGGCAGGAGACAGAATGA
- a CDS encoding ROK family transcriptional regulator gives MTQTPPPQPPVLPAATAGEVLGLIRSGQASTRGALGRATGLSRTAVNARLTALADAGLVLEGEEESATGGRPATTLVLNSAAGLVLGIAVGRSRSQLSVCALDGTELASVSLDQESGLGPDVLMPLVVRHLDRMLGELGRHGDDVRGVGMSLAGTVDPARGMSVDSPALAGWDGVALAPHLQDLTSAPLTLDNDMRVMALSQMPTARADVEPTVLEHDEALVLKASTGVGLAIVADGRLVRGHRNAAGQLGHVKVPAADGLRCRCGETGCLETVASGWALVERLRAAGDDVHHVRDLVAAAGRGNGRARAVVRESGRHIGEALAATVTVLNPRTVVVGGDMAGAFDTFSAGLREGVFSATTALAGRDLQVVPAAYGDRAGLVGCVRLALDSVLSPRAVDAALAR, from the coding sequence ATGACGCAGACCCCGCCTCCCCAGCCGCCGGTCCTTCCCGCGGCGACCGCCGGCGAGGTGCTCGGGCTGATCCGCTCCGGCCAGGCGTCCACGCGCGGCGCCCTCGGCCGGGCGACCGGCCTCTCCCGCACCGCGGTCAACGCCCGCCTCACCGCGCTCGCCGACGCCGGCCTCGTGCTGGAGGGCGAGGAGGAGTCCGCGACCGGTGGGCGCCCCGCCACGACGCTCGTCCTCAACAGCGCAGCCGGGCTGGTCCTCGGGATCGCCGTCGGGCGCAGCCGCTCGCAGCTCTCGGTGTGCGCGCTGGACGGCACCGAGCTCGCCTCCGTGAGCCTGGACCAGGAGTCCGGCCTGGGACCCGACGTCCTGATGCCGCTCGTCGTCCGCCACCTCGACCGGATGCTGGGCGAGCTGGGCCGCCACGGCGACGACGTACGCGGGGTGGGCATGTCGCTGGCCGGCACCGTCGACCCGGCCCGCGGGATGAGCGTGGACTCCCCCGCCCTCGCCGGCTGGGACGGCGTCGCGCTCGCGCCCCACCTGCAGGACCTCACCAGCGCCCCCCTCACGCTCGACAACGACATGCGGGTGATGGCGCTGTCGCAGATGCCGACCGCGCGGGCCGACGTCGAGCCGACGGTGCTCGAGCACGACGAGGCGCTGGTGCTGAAGGCGTCGACAGGCGTCGGCCTCGCCATCGTCGCCGACGGGCGGCTGGTCCGCGGCCACCGCAACGCCGCCGGCCAGCTCGGGCACGTCAAGGTCCCTGCCGCCGACGGACTCCGCTGCCGCTGCGGCGAGACCGGCTGCCTGGAGACGGTCGCGAGCGGCTGGGCGCTCGTCGAGCGGCTGCGCGCCGCGGGCGACGACGTCCACCACGTGCGCGACCTGGTCGCCGCCGCCGGACGCGGCAACGGGAGGGCCCGGGCCGTCGTGCGCGAGTCCGGCCGCCACATCGGCGAGGCGCTCGCCGCGACCGTCACGGTGCTCAACCCACGCACCGTCGTCGTCGGCGGCGACATGGCCGGCGCCTTCGACACCTTCTCCGCCGGGCTGCGCGAGGGCGTCTTCAGCGCCACCACGGCACTGGCCGGGCGGGACCTGCAGGTCGTCCCGGCGGCGTACGGCGACCGCGCCGGGCTGGTCGGCTGCGTACGGCTCGCCCTCGACTCGGTGCTCTCACCGCGTGCCGTCGACGCGGCCCTGGCCCGGTAG
- a CDS encoding ANTAR domain-containing protein, whose protein sequence is MEPIPETLVALDELDIDVDDTALPGSLVATAERAREVASGLVGVSLALRQLDVTFTVVATDDEIATLDAVQYVSSGPCVDAIDLGHGIATSPGGLLDESRWRDFARASAAAGVHSTLTLPVVGPDDVVVATVNLYGSSTDTFEGRHQQLADVFGAWAPGAVTNADLSFSTRRAAEQAPDQLEQLALVDTATGIIAAAREIPVTEARWQLEDAADRAGVPVVRLARVIVGLHDE, encoded by the coding sequence GTGGAACCCATCCCTGAGACGCTCGTAGCCCTCGACGAGCTCGACATCGACGTCGACGACACCGCCCTGCCGGGCAGCCTGGTCGCGACGGCGGAGCGGGCACGTGAGGTCGCGTCCGGGCTGGTCGGGGTGAGTCTCGCCCTGCGCCAGCTCGACGTCACCTTCACCGTGGTCGCCACCGACGACGAGATCGCGACCCTGGACGCCGTGCAGTACGTCAGCAGCGGTCCGTGCGTCGACGCGATCGACCTCGGCCACGGGATCGCGACGTCGCCCGGCGGGCTCCTCGACGAGTCGCGGTGGCGGGACTTCGCCCGGGCGAGCGCGGCCGCGGGCGTCCACAGCACCCTCACCCTTCCCGTCGTCGGCCCGGACGACGTCGTCGTCGCCACGGTCAACCTCTACGGAAGCAGCACGGACACCTTCGAGGGAAGGCACCAGCAGCTCGCGGACGTCTTCGGCGCCTGGGCTCCCGGAGCCGTCACCAACGCCGACCTGTCCTTCTCCACGCGACGCGCTGCCGAGCAGGCCCCTGACCAGCTCGAGCAGCTCGCGCTGGTCGACACGGCCACGGGCATCATCGCCGCCGCACGTGAGATCCCTGTCACCGAGGCCCGGTGGCAGCTCGAGGACGCCGCAGACCGCGCCGGAGTCCCGGTCGTGCGGCTCGCACGCGTCATCGTCGGCCTCCACGACGAGTGA
- a CDS encoding peptide chain release factor 3 → MPDTRPRRTFAVISHPDAGKSTLTEALALHARVITEAGAVHGKGDRRATVSDWMAMEKARGISITSAALQFVYRDHVINLVDTPGHSDFSEDTYRVLSAVDSAVMLVDAGKGLEPQTLKLFKVCALRGIPVLTVINKWDRPGLSALELMDLIQEKIKLRPTPLTWPVGEAGDFRGVLDRRTGEFVKYTRTAGGATRAPERRMGADEVEDDDSFQWNAAFEEHELLTLDEADHDQERFLAGETTPVMFASALQNFGVAQLLDLLLDIAPDPSATEGVDGSVRETSDDFSAFVFKVQSGMNNAHRDRLAYARVVSGTFERGMVVTHAGSGRPFATKFAQSVFGRDTAAVESAEPGDIIGFVNAQALRVGDTVYVGDAIEYPPVPSFAPEHFVTASAGDISRYKQFRRGIEQLDQEGVVQVLRSDLRGDQNPVLAAVGPMQFEVVEDRMTNEFNSPIRFSRLDYQVARRTDAEGATALAGKRGVEVLERSDGTRLALFVDQWRAQVTARDNPDIMLEALPAGGA, encoded by the coding sequence GTGCCCGACACCCGCCCCCGCCGTACCTTCGCCGTCATCAGCCACCCTGACGCCGGCAAGTCCACCCTCACCGAGGCTCTCGCCCTGCACGCGCGGGTGATCACCGAGGCCGGCGCGGTGCACGGCAAGGGCGACCGGCGCGCCACGGTGTCGGACTGGATGGCCATGGAGAAGGCCCGCGGCATCTCGATCACGTCGGCGGCGCTGCAGTTCGTCTACCGCGACCACGTCATCAACCTCGTCGACACCCCGGGCCACAGCGACTTCTCCGAGGACACCTACCGCGTGCTCTCCGCCGTCGACTCCGCCGTGATGCTGGTCGACGCCGGAAAGGGCCTCGAGCCACAGACCCTCAAGCTCTTCAAGGTGTGCGCGCTGCGCGGCATCCCGGTCCTGACGGTCATCAACAAGTGGGACCGGCCCGGGCTGTCGGCGCTCGAGCTGATGGACCTGATCCAGGAGAAGATCAAGCTCCGGCCCACTCCCCTGACCTGGCCGGTGGGCGAGGCCGGTGACTTCCGCGGCGTGCTGGACCGGCGTACCGGCGAGTTCGTGAAGTACACCCGCACCGCCGGTGGCGCGACCCGCGCACCCGAGCGGCGGATGGGGGCCGACGAGGTCGAGGACGACGACTCCTTCCAGTGGAACGCGGCGTTCGAGGAGCACGAGCTGCTCACCCTCGACGAGGCCGACCACGACCAGGAGCGCTTCCTGGCCGGCGAGACCACGCCGGTCATGTTCGCCTCGGCCCTGCAGAACTTCGGCGTCGCCCAGCTGCTCGACCTGCTGCTCGACATCGCTCCCGACCCCAGCGCGACCGAGGGGGTGGACGGCTCGGTGCGGGAGACGTCCGACGACTTCAGCGCGTTCGTCTTCAAGGTGCAGTCGGGGATGAACAACGCCCACCGCGACCGGCTCGCCTACGCCCGGGTCGTGTCGGGGACGTTCGAGCGCGGCATGGTCGTCACCCACGCCGGCAGCGGGCGCCCCTTCGCGACGAAGTTCGCGCAGTCGGTCTTCGGTCGCGACACCGCCGCCGTCGAGAGCGCCGAGCCCGGCGACATCATCGGCTTCGTCAACGCGCAGGCCCTGCGGGTCGGCGACACCGTCTACGTCGGGGACGCCATCGAGTACCCACCCGTCCCGAGCTTCGCGCCCGAGCACTTCGTCACCGCCAGCGCCGGCGACATCAGCCGCTACAAGCAGTTCCGACGCGGCATCGAGCAGCTCGACCAGGAGGGCGTGGTGCAGGTGCTGCGCTCCGACCTCCGCGGCGACCAGAACCCGGTCCTCGCCGCGGTCGGACCGATGCAGTTCGAGGTCGTCGAGGACCGCATGACCAACGAGTTCAACTCGCCGATCCGCTTCTCGCGCCTCGACTACCAGGTCGCCCGGCGCACGGATGCCGAGGGCGCGACCGCCCTCGCGGGCAAGCGCGGCGTCGAGGTCCTCGAGCGCAGCGACGGCACCCGCCTGGCCCTGTTCGTCGACCAGTGGCGCGCCCAGGTCACCGCCCGCGACAACCCCGACATCATGCTCGAGGCGCTGCCCGCCGGCGGCGCCTGA
- a CDS encoding GFA family protein, with translation MTTHDERARGRCLCGAVTYGVRGELRPVVNCHCARCRRFTGHHMAATAAAVADIEVVDADGDLTWFAVPGAAYGFCRACGSSLFWRSEEAPEQWSVCAGTLEPPTHLSTVEAWWVSEASDYAERPDLPERATE, from the coding sequence ATGACCACCCACGACGAGAGGGCACGCGGTCGCTGCCTGTGCGGAGCAGTGACGTACGGCGTCCGCGGCGAGCTGCGGCCGGTGGTCAACTGCCACTGTGCGCGCTGCCGGCGGTTCACCGGGCACCACATGGCCGCGACCGCGGCTGCCGTTGCCGACATCGAGGTGGTCGATGCGGATGGTGACCTGACGTGGTTCGCGGTGCCGGGAGCCGCGTACGGCTTCTGCCGCGCGTGCGGCTCGTCGCTGTTCTGGCGCAGCGAGGAAGCGCCCGAGCAGTGGTCGGTCTGTGCAGGCACGCTCGAGCCGCCGACCCACCTGTCGACGGTGGAGGCGTGGTGGGTGTCGGAGGCGAGCGACTACGCGGAGCGCCCGGACCTGCCCGAGCGGGCCACCGAGTGA
- a CDS encoding protein adenylyltransferase SelO, which yields MTSAPTLVLDGRFARELPELALPWQAAETPEPRVLALNEPLAAELGLDPGWLRGDGVGLLTGTHLPEGATPVAQAYAGHQFGGYSPRLGDGRALLLGEVVDASGRLRDLHLKGSGRTPFSRGGDGLAAVGPMLREYVVSEAMHALGIPTTRSLAVVATGRPVQRETVLPGAVLARVASSHLRVGTFQYARATDDLDLLRRLADHAIARHHHGAADAEHPHLALFQSVVAAQAALVAEWMLVGFVHGVMNTDNMTISGETIDYGPCAFMDAFDPATVYSSIDTGGRYAFGNQPVVAEWNLARFAEAILPLLADDQDAAVAVAVEALGAFRDLYSAAWSTGMRSKLGLPADVDAAEASSLVTDLVALVQGDHVDHTSFFRSLGAAARGDADPARGMFLDLSGFDAWTARWLALGPDADAMDRTNPVYVPRNHLVEEALAAATDGDLAPLDRLLEAVSAPYDERPGLERYAEPAPDSFGAYTTFCGT from the coding sequence GTGACCTCGGCACCCACCCTCGTCCTCGACGGCCGCTTCGCTCGTGAGCTGCCCGAGCTGGCCCTGCCCTGGCAGGCCGCCGAGACCCCGGAGCCCCGGGTGCTCGCCCTCAACGAGCCGCTGGCCGCCGAGCTCGGCCTCGACCCGGGCTGGCTCCGCGGCGATGGCGTCGGACTGCTCACCGGCACCCACCTCCCCGAGGGGGCGACGCCCGTCGCCCAGGCCTACGCCGGCCACCAGTTCGGCGGCTACTCCCCGAGGCTCGGCGACGGCCGCGCCCTGCTGCTCGGCGAGGTGGTCGACGCCTCCGGCCGCCTTCGCGACCTGCACCTCAAGGGCTCCGGGCGTACGCCGTTCTCCCGCGGCGGCGACGGCCTCGCCGCGGTCGGCCCGATGCTGCGCGAGTACGTCGTCAGCGAGGCGATGCACGCCCTCGGCATCCCCACCACCCGCAGCCTCGCCGTCGTGGCGACCGGTCGCCCCGTGCAGCGCGAGACGGTGCTGCCCGGGGCCGTGCTGGCGCGGGTGGCGAGCAGCCACCTGCGCGTCGGCACGTTCCAGTACGCCCGGGCCACGGACGACCTCGACCTGCTCCGGCGCCTCGCCGACCACGCGATCGCGCGCCACCACCACGGGGCCGCCGACGCGGAGCACCCCCACCTCGCACTGTTCCAGTCGGTGGTCGCCGCCCAGGCGGCGCTGGTCGCGGAGTGGATGCTCGTCGGCTTCGTCCACGGCGTGATGAACACCGACAACATGACGATCTCGGGCGAGACCATCGACTACGGGCCGTGCGCCTTCATGGACGCCTTCGACCCGGCGACGGTCTACAGCTCCATCGACACCGGGGGCCGCTACGCCTTCGGCAACCAGCCCGTGGTCGCGGAGTGGAACCTCGCCCGCTTCGCCGAGGCGATCCTGCCCCTCCTGGCCGACGACCAGGACGCGGCGGTGGCCGTCGCGGTCGAGGCGCTCGGCGCGTTCCGCGACCTCTACTCGGCCGCCTGGTCGACCGGCATGCGCAGCAAGCTCGGCCTGCCCGCCGACGTCGACGCCGCCGAGGCGTCGAGCCTCGTCACCGACCTCGTCGCGCTCGTGCAGGGCGACCACGTCGACCACACGTCGTTCTTCCGCAGCCTCGGCGCGGCGGCGCGCGGCGACGCGGACCCTGCGCGCGGGATGTTCCTCGACCTCTCCGGCTTCGACGCATGGACCGCCCGTTGGCTCGCGCTCGGCCCCGACGCCGACGCGATGGACCGCACCAACCCGGTCTACGTGCCACGCAACCACCTCGTCGAGGAGGCCCTCGCCGCAGCCACCGACGGCGACCTCGCGCCGCTCGACCGGCTGCTCGAGGCGGTGTCCGCGCCGTACGACGAGCGGCCGGGCCTCGAGCGCTACGCGGAGCCCGCCCCCGACTCGTTCGGCGCCTACACGACGTTCTGCGGGACCTAG
- a CDS encoding helix-turn-helix domain-containing protein has translation MGDVVRFPVQQSGAPEPLWRELVGDALHRERTDRGERLKDVAERAGVSLQYLSEVERGLKDPSSEMLQAIAGALDLSVRELAVRTARPEALALAA, from the coding sequence ATGGGTGACGTCGTGCGGTTCCCGGTCCAGCAGTCCGGTGCGCCCGAGCCGCTCTGGCGCGAGCTCGTCGGCGACGCGCTGCATCGCGAGCGGACCGACCGCGGCGAGCGCCTCAAGGATGTCGCCGAACGGGCCGGGGTCTCGCTGCAGTACCTCTCCGAGGTCGAGCGCGGGCTCAAGGACCCGTCGTCCGAGATGCTGCAGGCGATCGCCGGCGCACTCGACCTCAGCGTCCGCGAGCTCGCGGTCCGCACCGCCCGGCCCGAGGCCCTCGCCCTCGCCGCCTGA